Within the Miscanthus floridulus cultivar M001 chromosome 2, ASM1932011v1, whole genome shotgun sequence genome, the region CCAGTCTAGCAGAAGCAGATAATTTTGTAAGCATAAGCGTTGAAAGTGAAAGGTAAACACAGAATAATGCAATCTTAAAACTTGAGTATTTACAGCAGCAACCAGCAAGTGAAACCTGCAGTTTACCTGCCCGTAAGCAAACATGCAGCTGTTATAGCCAGCTATGCAGTTCTCCACCATGGGCACCCCAGCAACCTTGAACATGTCCTCCTGAACAACACGAAAGGAGAAGTTACCCATTTTGCACAATTAGCACGAAAATAAGTCAGCAGAAGGAAAGAGGGACGAATGCTAAACTGAGAATCGAGAGCAGCAAGAACACCTGCGTGACATGTTCGTCAGTGACAAGATCGAAAGTGAACCGGGACTCGGGGTGTCCAATCCAGGTAAGGCTCTGGCTACTATCCTGCCTGACGCACCGCTTCTGCCCCTGCAGCGATACCTCACTGCCGCTCAGCGGTCGGATACGGATCACAACCTGCAGATTGGAACAGAAGCGACCATAAACATACACGTGCTCGATGAAATGCTCGCGGGCGCAGTCCCGCGCGAGGAGCGACCCGAGCGAGCTTAGACTATAGCACTCCCGCTAGGTTAGGAGAAACGATGGCTGGATGGAAGGGGAGAACGCAGCTCGCATCGAGGCGGATAAAGCTCTACCTGCACATTGTTGTCCTTCCAGAAGGAAGGATCCTCATGCAGCTCAAAGCGCGCGGGGGAGGGGGCGCATCTGCCGCTGCCGAGCTTGTCGTCGACGCCGTCCAGATGCATCGCGGGTGTGCTGGAGGCTGGAGCCCGAGGTGGACTTCCGGCGCCTGGgcaggggaggcggcggcggcggtggatcgGAGATACGGCGGAAGGGGGAGGGGTCAGCGAGATGGGTTTTCGGTTTGAAATGGGGAGCGGAGGCGGCGAGACGTTGGCCAATTTCGAATTTGGGGTCGCGTCCGGCACAGCCTGTCACTTGTGAGTTGTGCGAAAGCAAGACAATTGCTGCGGCCTGTGGAGTGGGCCATGTCCAGGTCAGTAGACTTTGAATGGAGGCATGGAGCACGAAAAAAAATGGCAAAATAGCCGAATTCGTCCCTGAACTATCGTGCTGGGCTCAATTTCGTCCCTCAACTACGAAAACGTCCGATTCAGTCCCTGAACCATCGTACTGGGCTCAATTTCGTCCCTCAACTACGAAAACGTCCGATTCAGTCCCTGAACTATCGTACTGGACTCAATTTCGTCCCTTAACTATAAAACCGTCCGATTCAGTCCCTGAACTATCGTGCTGGGCTCAATTTCAAATTTAACACAgttgcttttttatttttaaatctaaccAGGTTAATATACTGCTAAAACTTGGTTTTTTTTTCTGAGCATCTTAAAGACCTCAAattaaaaaaacttaaaactagaacgttatagatctcatcaagaactacaattttcatatataaagtatctccatttgaccACATATATGAGAGATACGATTTTATCGCGTACACGTGCTTATCGCATTGGAAAAATCGTATCTCTCGTATATGGggtcaaatggagatactttataaataaaaattgtagttctcgatgagatctacaacgttctagttttgagtttttttttttaatttgaggtctttaagatgctcagaaaaaaaaacaaaccaagttttagcagtatattaaccggttagatttaaaaataaaaaagcaacTGTGTTGAATTTGAAATTGAGCCCAGCACAATAGTTCAGGGACTGAATCGgacggttttatagttggggGACGAAATTGAGCCCAGCACGATAGTTCAGGGACTGAATCGGACGTTTTCGTAGTTGagggatgaaattgagcctagTACGATAGTTCAGGGACTGAATCGAACGTTTTCGTAGTTGAGGGACGAAATTGAGCCCAGCACGATAGTTCAGGGACGAATTCGGctattttgccaaaaaaaattaaatacgAGAGTATACTCTACATTTTGAAATATGCTACCGGTGttcaaaataaaaactcattaACAATGCTACCAAACCATGGGCACACATTTTTTTAATGGTCGGCATCGTTTATACACTAACAAAAGTTTGAAAATAAGGTTCAACGAGGTTATTTAAGGGAAAGAATGAATGGCTACGTCTCCAAAATGGTTTTTGCATGGAATTTTTAATGGTGTCGTTTAAGCTTTTAAGTGACTTAGGACATGTTTGGACCCATTAGCAAAAAAAATTAGCAGTTAATTTTTTTTAAGCTGGGTAGGAATGTATTACTCAGGAACTGACAAATCATCAGCGACTATTACggccccctttggcacggctcatccaaaacagcttcaccggtgaagccaaagccgatgaagccagaaaaactggctttttccggcttctagttcattttaaccccggcttacaaaacagcttcacgctacagtgcctcgatttacgcaaaatagatgaagccgaagccggcataagccgtgccaaaaagACCCTACATTGATGTGCGCCGGGAGAGAGCTCATGATTTGCtcaaaccctttctcacattCATACCCACTAGCAGCTATTACATGAGCTACTCTATTACATTCTCTAGGGACAAAATCACATTTGAACCAATGAAAATTTACTTGTACCATAAACTTCATCTCTAAAATCAATccgcctgttcggcaggactgaaaaatattgttccggctgattgttgtgagagaaaaatactgttctgacaggacgtgaacagtgatttcgtgagttggctggccagccagccagccggctTAAAGCCAGCCGAACACGGCCATAGTCATTTGAATAGAAAGCATGCTTGACCTGTAGAGCATCTGTTTCTAGGATCAAATTACTTATTGTAGTCATGCAGTTGCAGCCTCCTCAAGCCCATGTAAACATGCAATAATCTCAGCTTGGAAAGCCCCCAGTAGATGATTCACTTTGCCTTTGCCTAACGACACAACATCACCATCAGAATCCCTGATAACAAACGCCCCATGCCGAGCTCCGGGGTCGTGGCCTTTGTTGGCTTGGATGGCCCCAAAAGTCAAGGCCGCCATCGTGGTCCTCATCCTGTAGTGGGTAGGGTCGTATATCTGTCTCGTCGGGCTCTATTTAGACGGTGGATCTCCATAGTGGCCGTCACCGTtcggcggtgttgtcttgtctatgcTGCATGGTGCAGGGATAGCGTCTGATCGGGCTGATGTCCTCTCGGTCCTTGCAGGGTTAGTGCGGCGTGCCTTCTCTTGTCAGAGCAGCCGTGCTTGACAGGGCTCGATATCTCCCCGTTCCCCCAGGGGTCAGGACGGAGGAGAGGTCGTGAGGAGTTGCACGGttgaaaaggtcctaatggccaaagggggagtgaatagcctaataaaaatttctacaacaacacttaacaaaatagttagacaattatgaggcgaagcaagtgttgcgctagcctactcaaaatgcaagccacctaccacaattctagtttagatagtgtctattcacacaatagctatgatactaccctatgttagtgtgctctcaaaggctaactaaagagccacaccaaccaagtaagcaagctttcacaactagctacattaaagagcttgtcaactagtttgcggtaaagtaaagagagtgatcaagaaagttataccgccatatagatgaagaaaccaatcaatcataaggatgaataacaatgaagatcaatcacctcggaatcaatgatgaacacaatgatttttaccgaggttcacttgtttgccggcaagctagtcctcgttgtgacgattcactcacttggaggttcacgcgctaattggcttcacacgctaaaccctcaatagggtgccgcacaaccaacacaagataaggatcacataagccacgagcaatccactagagtaccttttggctctccatcaaggaaaggtcaagaacccctcacaatcactacgatcagagccggagacaatcaccaccctccgctcaacgatcctcgcagctccaagtcgtctaggtggcgacaaccaccaagagtaacaagcgaaacccgcagcgaaacacgaacaacaagtgcctctagatgcaaacactcaagcaatacacttggattctctctcaatcttacaaaagatgatgaatcaatgatggagatgagtgggagggctttggctaagctcacaaggttgctatgtcaatgcaaatggccaagagtgtgagcttcaaccggccatggggcttaaatagaagcccctacgagatagagccgttggctcaattatttggctgactgcgcatcgaccggacgctccggtcagaatgcaccggacgcagcaccgaacGCTCCGaccatgaataccggacacgtccgatcggactaccggacatgtccggtagctcccagactgccacgtgtccagttcaaaccaacatagcAGTTGCTGCCCATTCTGCCGACGATCGGACGCTCATACCGGACGCACAAaaataaatgaccggacgctgagccgctgcgtccgatcgagtccagtaagcccctaggggcgaccggacgtgtctattataaactgaccggacgctgagcctcagcgtccggtcgagtacagtaagcatccacgctcgaccggacgcgtccggtcacaccggactggactctgctagcgtccgatcaactgttctGCCGAACACTGCGTTtgttgattcacaccggacgtgtccggtgtggcgatcgaacgcgtccggtcgctgagttcatcgccaaataccggacgtgtccggtcaccataccgggcgcgtccggtcaccctataACCAGCGCAACTAACACATTTTTGACTCTATAttattcacccttgctcaaatataccaaccaccaagtgtatcaccttgtgcacacgtgttagcatattttcaagggtgttagttctccactagatcctaaatgcatatgcatgagttagagcatctaatggcactttgataaccgcattccgacatgagtttcacccctcttaatagtacggctatcaaacataaatatgatcacactctctaagtgttttgatcactaaaaaaaatagctcatatggtttatacctttgccttgagctttttgtttttctctttcttctttccaagtccaagcacttgatcatcaccatgtcatcatcttcatcatgctatgatctttgtttacttcgcaacttggagtatgctacatatctcatgatcacttgataaaccaggttagcacttagggtttcatcaattcaccaaaaccaaactagagctttcaacgacgTGTGGTGAAGGCAGAGGGAAGAGATCGTGGCTAACCCCTGACTCAGTTCTTGGCCTAGGTCCACATGGCCTAGCTGGGCCTTGGACGTTCGGGCTTATACCAGCTCATGTACCGTGGGCCACGCGAGCGGCTGATTAATCGATGTCTTGAGATACCCGGGGTATCATGACCCCGGCAATTAGGAACACATTGAGTTATGTTTAAGTTTTAACACAAAGAGCCACTCTGTTAAGGTAAATCATCATGTCGCTTTCATATTCTCTTATAGCTCTATATTCTTCATAAAGCAATAATAGGCATTACTTCTATATTCCTACAACATGATGAAAATAGGCAAACTAGACCATCCTAGAAAAACTAGGTGGCACTATGAAAAATAGGcacccaatttatttatttatttattcgaCGACACCCGAATTTATTTCTACGATGATTTGTAAAGCGATCTAGATATAAATGCATACGATCGACAGATTAGCTCTTTTGGGTAAAGACCTAGCTCGTCCTCTTCCACCTCATAGTTTATTTGGACAAACGTCATACTAGTATGTCATATTTTCCACGACAAACGACACGTTGTTTTTTTTAAAGGTGAACAATCTCCTCTCAGTGCTCGTGAGCCTCTAACTCATGCACATAAGGAAATCAAAGGACCAACTGTAAAACCATTGCACGTAAGATATCAAGAGTCAATAATCAAAACCATAACTTGTAAGCGCTTCGATGACTTCTGTCGTGTATATGTATAATACCTTCGGTATACGTTCTTTGTGCTGTGACTTGTGTCCTTATGTTTTATTACCATGGTAAATTCTAACTGTAAGGTTgattttgtaatattatttctttCAAAATTAATTCTATATGTATTGTACTCATTATTTAGTCTTTCATTACGTACAAGTGGCAGAGCCAAAGTCTTTTATCGGGGTCAGCTGACCCTGTGATTTCTCAAAAAGTCAATAGACCCTGACTATTAATTGTTGTTGGAGAGATAACTCTAATCATACGCTTGTCTAGTTCCACCCCAgtcatgtactttgacggatgaAGACCATAATAACAGTTTAGGTCTCAGATGAACGCAATAGATTAGGGCGTATGAGAATGAATAAGGTTACTGTTTTTAAGAAGGAACTCTATTTATAGCAACACAATAACATTTTCTATCTAAGTTTACTGTTTCTTACTCTATATATGAAGATCAAATTACTATTCTTTGTAATTTTCAATTTAGATATTTACTAATTTACCACATTCCGACTATACTTTTTTTTGGGTTAAATCTAGATCATATAAATGATCAACGGTTCATAGGGGAAATGATCAACGGTTCATAGGGGAAAGTGGTGATGGAAAAAAAATATATGGAGATAGGTTAAaaacgcgccaggtaggggtcgaaCCTACGGCCttctgcttaggaaacagacgcTCTATCCACTGAGCTACAGGCGCTTGGTGTTTGAGATACAAATTATTTTCTCTAATTAGTAGAGTAATAGACACTGTCAGATCTAAAGAGGAGTCAAGAATCCGTTCGAACGGCGGCGGCTAAGCAAGAATCGACCGAGAACAACTCAATCCGCTGGCCATGGCGCTGCTGATGGAGCCCGGCGCTGAGCCCCTGACTGAGAGCGAGCAGGCCGACCTGGCCGGCATCGCCGCCATCAAGGAGTCGGCGGCGCGCGAATTCAAGGAGCAGGGGAACCAGTTCGTCCGGATGGGCCGGAAGCACTACGCCGAGGCGGTCTCCTGCTACACGAAGGCCATCGCCCAGATGGAGCCCCTCTCCTCCCTCGACGCATCTGCCGCCGCTGACGCCTCCGTTCTCTTCGCCAACCGAGCACACGTCAACCTCCTTCTCGGCAACCACCGACGGGCCCTCGACGACGCCGAGCAGGCCATCCGCCTCTCTCCCTCCAGCGTCAAGGTAACCGCTCCTTCTTGTTTAGTACGTTTTGGATCCGGTGGAGGAGCTGGCGCGTGATGTGAGATGTTCTTGTAGCTAGGCGTACTACCGGGCAGTGAAGGCGGCGCTTGCGCTCGACTTGTTGACGGACGCGGCATCCTTCTGCCGGAAGGGGCTCGAACAGGACCCCGCTAATGAGGAATTCAAGAAACTGTTGTCGGAAGTGGACGCAAAACTGAGAGAGCAAGACCGTCATAGAGCCAAGGTTGAACAAGCAATCGCCAAAGCCAAGGTCTCATTTTGCACAACAATTGACACTCTGCTATACTAATATTGGAATTCAAATATGTGGAGTTGACCAGGGCTATTGAGTGTACGTAGGATCTTGCTGCTGCTATGGAGAAGAGAGGGGTGAAGCTTGGGAAGGCAGCCTATCAAGAACTGACAGGGATAAAGAAGCCAAAGCTGGATGAGCAGGGCGTGCTCCACTGGCCTGTTCTTCTGCTCTACCCAGAGGTCATGTCGAGTGACTTCATTGAGGATTTTCCAGATACGGATACTTTCTCGCCCCACCTTGATGTCATATCCTTCTGAACCACATGATGCTTTCTTTGGTTGAGTTCAAATGTGTAGTGTAGATGTATAAGTAGCTTTACTGAATTTATGGTAATGGTATCCTTAACTATCAAACATGTTCTCAGAAAGTTCACCATTGCCATGGGATGAGAACCATGCTTACACAAGGGACTCAGTCGAATTGTATTATCAGGTTTGTGTGGATGAATTTAATTTTGATCGAGAGTAAACCCCTACTTCCTGCTAAGCATTATGATTGCAGTTTTGTTAAGAAAAAAAGCACCGTGTGATATAGCCTCTTCATTGAACATTGTAACAAAATTTGATGCTTCATTTTGTGTATGAACAATTGTTGATCCTTTTGTTCTTTTGGATGTCGGAAAATTCCGTTGAGGTTAGGTGAACCATAGGTGACTCTGGCAGGGGAGTCATCAGATAACCATAACATGTTGTACTGAACTCACTACACCTGCAGTTGTCCTGTAATTAGGAAATAGTCACAGGACATAGATTAAGAACGAACATAGTTTAATCCATGATTATGATATAATTGAAGGATTAGTATTGTGATATTGTCTATACTCAAACTATTGTCATCGGTTGTATTTCATTGCTGTTAGTGCCTATTGGTGATACCCTAAAAAATGGAAACCATGGCATCACATTACCCTTTATTGCTTTGAAATTAAAACATCTGATGATAAATGAAGAGATGTCGACAAATTCaggtttcaaacctatcacagaGATCACTGTTATCACCATCTAGTCCAATTTGTCTAATTCAGTAACCTTATGGGTTTAACCGTATTCATTACTTTAAGGTTCAGTTTGGCATCCTACTGCGGGTTTTATTATTGGTCAACTTAAAGAAATAGAAGGTCAATTATGTACTAGTGTACTCTTTGACTGGCTATATTCACCTTTATGCATTAGGGTGGTTTTGGCAAACCTTTGTCCAAAAGTGAAGTATTAAGATATCTTCTAGAAGGCACTGTAGATTTGAAGGCACTTCCAGATAGCCTGCTTGACGGGGAAGATGAAGAACATGACAGTAGCAAATGTAGCACTGTTACATCATCAAGTATGTAAACTAGCAAATGCtctttatttttgtttctttttagtTTATCATACAAGGAAAATAGCATGGTGGAATCTGCGCTGCTATTCTTTTTGTTATTACTATTAGGAAGGTGCTTTAATGTTCTTCCATATATTCCTCTATTAGCCAAACTACCATACTGCAAGAAACTCCTGTGTCATCACTCGTCAACTTGTCTTGTTGTACTAATCGGTTTTCTATACAACTCCTTGCTTTCTTGTTTTGATGTGCAGCTGATGGCT harbors:
- the LOC136538041 gene encoding uncharacterized protein, which translates into the protein MALLMEPGAEPLTESEQADLAGIAAIKESAAREFKEQGNQFVRMGRKHYAEAVSCYTKAIAQMEPLSSLDASAAADASVLFANRAHVNLLLGNHRRALDDAEQAIRLSPSSVKAYYRAVKAALALDLLTDAASFCRKGLEQDPANEEFKKLLSEVDAKLREQDRHRAKVEQAIAKAKDLAAAMEKRGVKLGKAAYQELTGIKKPKLDEQGVLHWPVLLLYPEVMSSDFIEDFPDTDTFSPHLDVMFSESSPLPWDENHAYTRDSVELYYQGGFGKPLSKSEVLRYLLEGTVDLKALPDSLLDGEDEEHDSSKCSTVTSSTDGSSKWIKVKEGRTLQEVLQDKGYIVPAIPVFFVVSRKSAFYKDFKAGSWSLP